From one Lysinibacillus sp. G4S2 genomic stretch:
- a CDS encoding ABC transporter substrate-binding protein: MKQINVKKSLALLLLTLMIGILAACGGGKSDTGGSSEEKDREATSGGSLNVGLSANAKTFDPIKYTGVYESQVMRQMADTLVVYNKDLSEIIPSLATDWKVSDDMLVYTFKLREGVKFQKGKYQEGRDMTAEDVKYSLERSAKESAMNRLSGVTEVKVISNQEIEIHLASPNAALLAMLTDAGNVIIPKEEVEGWGDNFSEHFIGTGPFQLTEWKKDQEVKLVRNENYWDEKPHIDNLTMKFISDQNMLTNALRSGDIDIAMDVKGQNREIISQDSNFELLTNPGLSIVYLDLNNKVGPTADKRVREAIYKATNVEEIISGVNQWGGGVVSYLPLPPGSWGYDKSLIDLVPKYNPEEAKKLLAEAGYPDGFKTEIYVSEARVPYATIFQSQLKENLNIDVDIKVLEWGTYSDTVAKGKAPMNIGGWTWYPDPYFFLYQLFHTKQIGALGNGKGYSNPEVDKLLERAVSETVVQEERAKLYQEALKLILADVPRIELEATQTVAGVNKKVKGFEVSADNSLQIVHPNGTNVSVSK, encoded by the coding sequence ATGAAGCAAATAAATGTTAAAAAATCCCTAGCACTACTGTTATTAACTTTAATGATTGGTATTTTAGCTGCATGCGGTGGCGGTAAATCAGATACAGGAGGCTCGTCTGAAGAAAAAGATAGAGAAGCTACATCTGGCGGATCATTAAATGTCGGACTTTCGGCAAATGCTAAAACATTTGACCCTATAAAATATACAGGGGTTTATGAATCACAGGTAATGCGCCAAATGGCTGACACTTTAGTTGTTTATAATAAAGATTTATCAGAGATTATTCCTTCATTAGCAACGGATTGGAAAGTTTCAGATGATATGTTAGTTTATACATTTAAATTACGTGAAGGCGTAAAGTTCCAAAAAGGTAAATACCAAGAGGGTCGTGATATGACGGCTGAAGATGTAAAGTATTCATTAGAGCGTTCTGCAAAAGAATCTGCGATGAATCGTTTAAGTGGTGTAACAGAAGTAAAAGTAATTTCTAATCAAGAGATTGAAATTCATTTAGCGTCTCCAAATGCTGCTTTATTAGCTATGTTAACGGATGCAGGTAATGTCATTATTCCGAAAGAAGAAGTTGAAGGCTGGGGAGATAATTTCTCTGAGCATTTTATAGGGACAGGTCCATTCCAATTAACTGAATGGAAAAAAGATCAAGAAGTCAAACTAGTGCGTAATGAAAACTACTGGGATGAAAAACCTCACATTGACAACCTAACAATGAAATTTATCTCTGATCAAAACATGTTGACAAATGCATTACGTTCTGGTGATATCGATATTGCTATGGATGTAAAAGGTCAAAACCGTGAAATTATTAGCCAAGATAGCAATTTTGAGCTTTTAACTAATCCAGGTTTATCGATTGTCTATCTTGACCTTAACAATAAGGTTGGTCCAACAGCCGATAAACGAGTGCGTGAGGCTATTTATAAAGCAACGAATGTTGAAGAAATTATCTCCGGTGTTAACCAATGGGGCGGCGGTGTTGTTTCTTACTTACCTCTACCACCAGGCTCATGGGGCTATGATAAATCTTTAATTGATTTAGTACCAAAATACAATCCTGAGGAAGCGAAAAAATTATTAGCTGAGGCAGGATATCCTGATGGCTTTAAAACAGAAATTTATGTATCAGAGGCACGTGTACCGTATGCAACTATTTTTCAAAGTCAATTAAAGGAAAACTTAAACATTGACGTTGACATTAAAGTTCTTGAGTGGGGAACTTATAGTGACACAGTTGCCAAAGGAAAAGCACCAATGAATATTGGTGGTTGGACTTGGTATCCAGATCCATACTTCTTCCTATATCAATTGTTCCATACAAAGCAAATTGGCGCTTTAGGTAATGGTAAAGGCTATAGCAATCCAGAGGTCGATAAATTATTAGAACGTGCTGTTTCTGAAACAGTTGTACAAGAAGAACGTGCAAAATTATATCAAGAAGCTTTAAAGCTGATTTTAGCTGATGTTCCACGTATTGAATTAGAGGCAACACAAACAGTGGCTGGTGTTAACAAAAAGGTAAAAGGATTTGAGGTTTCTGCAGATAACTCTTTACAAATCGTACATCCTAATGGAACTAACGTTTCAGTTTCTA